One region of Roseovarius faecimaris genomic DNA includes:
- a CDS encoding 4'-phosphopantetheinyl transferase family protein produces the protein MSDGGLIFDPDVTEALARSLFAKGVEIGVAFPWEPADDLDPREAACMPRAVDTRLREFAAGRRAARRAMAALGLAPQPILHRTDRSPDWPAGVTGSITHIQSLAIAAVARDADHLAIGIDLEEGGDLPADLWPEICTPAELAWLSVQPEPHRGRLARLIFSAKEAAYKAQYPVTGQFLEFSAFEITPDLETGQFEAVLTADIGPFPARMHFPGRFVFEADMVMTGLALAPNMHAG, from the coding sequence ATGAGTGATGGCGGCCTGATCTTTGACCCCGATGTGACCGAAGCCCTGGCGCGGAGCCTGTTTGCGAAAGGTGTTGAGATCGGCGTGGCCTTCCCCTGGGAGCCCGCCGATGACCTTGATCCCCGCGAAGCCGCCTGCATGCCGCGTGCGGTGGACACCCGCCTGCGCGAGTTTGCCGCCGGGCGCCGTGCCGCGCGCCGTGCCATGGCCGCGCTTGGGCTGGCACCGCAGCCGATCCTGCATCGCACCGACCGCTCGCCCGACTGGCCCGCTGGGGTCACCGGCAGCATCACTCACATCCAGAGCCTTGCGATTGCCGCGGTTGCCCGCGATGCGGATCACCTGGCGATCGGGATCGACCTGGAGGAGGGCGGCGATCTGCCCGCCGATCTCTGGCCCGAGATCTGCACCCCGGCCGAGCTTGCCTGGCTTTCGGTTCAGCCCGAGCCGCATCGGGGGCGCCTTGCCCGGCTGATCTTCAGCGCCAAGGAAGCGGCCTATAAGGCGCAGTATCCTGTCACCGGGCAATTTCTGGAGTTCAGTGCGTTCGAGATTACCCCGGATCTGGAAACCGGCCAGTTCGAGGCGGTTCTGACCGCGGATATCGGCCCCTTCCCGGCGCGGATGCATTTCCCCGGGCGCTTTGTCTTTGAGGCCGATATGGTGATGACGGGCCTTGCCCTTGCCCCTAACATGCACGCCGGATAA
- a CDS encoding MupA/Atu3671 family FMN-dependent luciferase-like monooxygenase has product MTHLTTVLLGDESLTVGCGQHLLDQGHEIKAVVSTDDAVRGWAEGKGLRVLDKASELTDGGFDWLLSIANLKIIPDAVLALARQGAVNFHDGPLPRYAGLNTPAWAIWNGEAQHGITWHLIEGGVDEGDILDQRLIDIAEDETAYSLNSKCYAAAMESFPGVVEQLVSGPLNRTRQDLSQRSYFARDDRPAMGGLLDFAKPAVELARQARALDFGGYRNPLTTPKLLTGETWVAVGTVEAEDTISASEPGTVLEVTAMGLRVASAAGVVHLSGLRDMRGGAVDPASLLQVGMVLSAPEAGQAQAIETAAMHAAKAEPRWTRILTAAQPAPLPLAKAPAKRTQPARHPLEVKAPSDPARLATAVLALARLSTGEDTALIALAGQTDTGLRSAWVPVTAPQEATLGVALEAVSAHLTARAEHGAFAADLFLRDPALAGHGTPDLALNLNEDAPLDGAAVTVSLADTGALVLHVDGRRVTTASAARLGARLTHILERLDRAERFADLTVLPDEEAQLVTRDWNRTGQDVTGPLTIHAAFEAQADRTPDATALIFEDQSLSYAELDARANALAARLQAQGVAPGSHVGLMVARGPLLLIGALAILKAGGAYVPLDPAYPADRLAHYVTDSRASVIVTEAALRDSLPTSDAAVVLADETGRQDGRVSGGAGPEDLAYVIYTSGSTGTPKGVMIEHRNVANFFTGMDGVVDHDKGGVWMAVTSLAFDISVLELFYTLARGFKLVLVSDEGRASVSGGPITGSGKRADFSLYYWSNDCDAGRGKYELLLEGAKFADANGFDALWTPERHFHAFGGPYPNPAVTGAAVAAITTNLEVRAGSCVAPLHHPARIAEEWSVIDNLTNGRTGLAMASGWHPNDFVLRPENAPPNNNDAMFATIDQVRRLWRGEAVEFAGKDGAMVPVVTQPRPVSPELNIWVTIAGNPATWKRAGEIGANVLTHLLGQSIEEVGEKITLYHQALRDNGFDPAEKTVTVMLHTLIGEDRDRVMDIAKGPLKDYLRSAAGLIKQYAWAFPAFKKPEGVSNPFELDLGELEPEEMEAILDFAFERYFFDAGLFGTVEDGIARVEQLKRLGVGEIACLIDYGIDNAHVLEGLDYLNAVRERSNSGAALREDDFSIAAQLIRHRVTHMQCTPSMARMLTMNDEARMALGGVQHLYLGGEALPGSLVDELRRVTRAKITNMYGPTETTIWSATHAIDGDGKGQAAMPVGKPLANQTAYVLNDAGQPVPVGVAGELLIGGAGVARGYWQRDALTAERFVPDHISGQGRLYRTGDLVRWRADGRLEFLGRTDHQVKIRGQRIELGEIEARIAAFPGVREAVVIAREAATGEPELAAYVIADALNEAALRRDLAANLPEVMVPRHIVGLERFPLTPNKKIDRKALPAPQAATASEAVESAPKTGAAAEVAAIWTRILGVPNPRGSDSFFDLGGHSLLAVQAHRELRAELDVPRLSITDIFRFPTLNALAAHLDTLMGTTPEQAEADTSGADEAERSETMSRRRAMRAARGRRAG; this is encoded by the coding sequence ATGACCCATCTGACAACCGTACTTCTGGGCGACGAATCCCTCACTGTCGGCTGCGGGCAGCACCTGCTGGATCAGGGGCATGAGATCAAAGCGGTGGTCAGCACCGACGATGCCGTGCGCGGCTGGGCCGAAGGCAAGGGACTGCGCGTGCTGGACAAGGCGTCCGAGTTGACCGACGGCGGGTTCGACTGGCTTCTGAGCATCGCCAATCTCAAGATCATCCCGGACGCGGTTCTGGCTTTGGCGCGCCAGGGCGCGGTGAACTTCCACGACGGCCCGTTGCCGCGCTATGCAGGGCTGAACACGCCCGCCTGGGCCATCTGGAATGGCGAAGCACAGCACGGGATCACCTGGCACCTGATCGAGGGCGGCGTGGATGAGGGCGACATCCTCGACCAGCGGCTGATCGACATTGCCGAGGACGAAACCGCCTATTCGCTCAATTCCAAATGCTATGCCGCCGCGATGGAGAGCTTTCCCGGCGTGGTGGAACAATTGGTGTCGGGCCCCCTCAACCGCACCCGGCAAGACCTGAGCCAGCGCAGTTATTTTGCCCGCGACGACCGGCCCGCGATGGGCGGGTTGCTGGACTTTGCCAAACCGGCGGTCGAGCTGGCCCGTCAGGCCCGCGCGCTGGATTTCGGCGGCTATCGCAATCCGCTGACCACACCGAAGCTTCTGACCGGGGAAACCTGGGTGGCGGTTGGCACGGTCGAGGCCGAGGACACGATCAGCGCCTCCGAGCCCGGCACGGTGCTCGAGGTGACGGCCATGGGGCTGCGCGTGGCGAGCGCTGCGGGTGTGGTCCACCTGAGCGGGCTGCGCGACATGCGCGGTGGCGCGGTGGATCCGGCGAGCCTTTTGCAGGTTGGCATGGTTCTGAGCGCCCCGGAGGCCGGGCAGGCCCAGGCGATCGAGACCGCAGCGATGCATGCCGCGAAGGCCGAGCCGCGCTGGACCCGGATTCTAACCGCGGCGCAACCGGCCCCGCTGCCGCTGGCCAAGGCCCCGGCGAAACGGACCCAACCGGCCCGCCACCCGCTTGAGGTCAAGGCACCGTCGGACCCGGCTCGTCTGGCCACCGCCGTTCTGGCGCTGGCGCGGCTGAGCACAGGCGAAGACACCGCCCTGATCGCCCTTGCCGGTCAGACCGACACCGGCCTGCGATCTGCCTGGGTGCCGGTCACCGCACCGCAGGAGGCCACACTTGGCGTGGCGCTTGAGGCCGTTTCAGCGCATCTGACAGCGCGTGCCGAGCATGGGGCTTTTGCCGCCGATCTGTTCCTGCGCGATCCGGCGCTTGCGGGGCATGGCACCCCCGATCTGGCACTGAACCTTAATGAGGATGCGCCGCTTGACGGGGCGGCCGTCACCGTCAGCCTCGCCGATACCGGTGCGCTTGTGCTGCATGTGGATGGGCGGCGCGTGACCACGGCATCGGCGGCGCGACTGGGTGCGCGCCTGACCCATATCCTGGAGCGGCTGGATCGGGCGGAGCGCTTTGCCGATCTGACCGTTCTGCCCGACGAAGAAGCGCAGCTTGTCACTCGCGACTGGAACCGGACGGGCCAGGACGTCACCGGCCCGCTGACCATTCATGCAGCGTTCGAGGCGCAGGCAGACCGGACCCCCGACGCGACCGCGCTGATCTTCGAGGATCAGAGCCTCAGCTATGCCGAGCTTGATGCGCGGGCCAATGCCCTTGCGGCCAGGTTGCAGGCGCAAGGTGTGGCCCCGGGCAGCCATGTGGGCCTGATGGTCGCACGCGGCCCGCTTCTGCTGATTGGCGCGCTGGCGATCCTCAAGGCGGGCGGGGCTTACGTGCCGCTTGACCCGGCCTATCCGGCGGATCGGCTGGCGCATTATGTCACCGACAGCCGGGCCAGCGTGATCGTCACCGAAGCGGCGCTGCGCGACAGCCTGCCCACCAGTGACGCAGCGGTGGTGCTTGCCGACGAGACTGGCCGTCAGGACGGGCGAGTAAGCGGCGGCGCAGGTCCGGAGGATCTGGCCTATGTGATCTATACCTCCGGCTCGACCGGCACCCCCAAGGGCGTGATGATCGAACACCGCAACGTCGCCAATTTCTTCACCGGCATGGACGGTGTGGTGGACCACGACAAGGGCGGTGTCTGGATGGCCGTCACGTCGCTGGCCTTCGATATATCCGTGCTGGAGCTGTTCTATACCCTCGCGCGCGGCTTCAAACTGGTGCTGGTCAGTGACGAAGGCCGCGCCTCTGTCTCGGGCGGGCCCATCACCGGCTCGGGCAAGCGGGCGGATTTCTCGCTTTATTACTGGTCCAACGATTGCGATGCCGGCCGGGGCAAGTATGAGCTTCTGCTTGAAGGGGCGAAGTTTGCCGACGCCAACGGGTTCGATGCGCTCTGGACGCCCGAACGGCACTTCCACGCCTTTGGCGGACCCTATCCGAACCCGGCCGTGACCGGCGCCGCCGTGGCGGCGATCACCACCAATCTGGAGGTGCGCGCGGGCTCTTGCGTCGCTCCGCTGCACCATCCGGCCCGGATTGCCGAGGAATGGTCGGTCATCGACAATCTCACCAACGGACGCACGGGGCTGGCCATGGCGTCGGGCTGGCACCCCAATGACTTTGTTCTGCGCCCCGAGAATGCACCGCCCAACAACAACGATGCGATGTTTGCCACCATCGACCAGGTGCGCCGGTTGTGGCGTGGCGAGGCGGTGGAATTCGCGGGCAAGGACGGCGCGATGGTGCCTGTGGTCACACAGCCGCGCCCGGTCAGCCCGGAGCTGAACATCTGGGTGACGATTGCCGGCAACCCGGCCACCTGGAAACGCGCGGGCGAGATCGGCGCGAATGTGCTGACCCACCTTCTGGGCCAGAGCATCGAGGAGGTGGGCGAGAAGATCACGCTTTACCATCAGGCGCTGCGCGACAACGGGTTCGACCCGGCGGAAAAGACCGTAACGGTCATGCTGCACACGCTGATCGGCGAGGACCGCGACCGCGTGATGGACATCGCCAAGGGGCCGCTCAAGGACTATCTGCGCTCTGCGGCGGGCCTGATCAAGCAATATGCCTGGGCCTTCCCGGCCTTCAAGAAACCCGAGGGGGTGAGCAACCCGTTCGAGCTCGACCTGGGCGAGCTGGAGCCCGAGGAGATGGAGGCCATTCTGGACTTCGCCTTTGAGCGGTATTTCTTCGATGCCGGTCTCTTCGGCACGGTCGAGGATGGGATTGCACGCGTCGAACAGCTCAAGCGGCTTGGCGTGGGCGAGATTGCCTGCCTGATCGACTATGGCATCGACAACGCGCATGTTCTGGAAGGGCTTGATTATCTCAACGCCGTGCGCGAGCGGTCCAATTCCGGGGCCGCCCTGCGCGAGGATGATTTCTCGATCGCGGCGCAACTGATCCGCCACCGGGTTACCCATATGCAATGCACCCCGTCGATGGCGCGCATGCTGACCATGAATGACGAGGCGCGTATGGCCCTGGGCGGGGTGCAGCATCTCTATCTGGGGGGTGAGGCCCTGCCGGGGTCGCTCGTGGATGAGCTGCGCCGCGTGACCCGCGCAAAGATCACCAACATGTACGGGCCCACGGAGACGACGATCTGGTCCGCCACCCATGCGATTGACGGCGATGGCAAGGGGCAGGCGGCGATGCCGGTGGGCAAACCGCTGGCCAACCAGACGGCCTATGTGCTGAACGACGCCGGTCAGCCAGTGCCCGTCGGCGTGGCCGGAGAGCTGCTGATCGGCGGGGCGGGCGTGGCGCGCGGGTATTGGCAGCGCGACGCGCTGACCGCCGAGCGTTTCGTGCCGGATCACATCTCTGGGCAGGGGCGGCTTTACCGCACCGGTGATCTGGTGCGCTGGCGTGCCGATGGGCGGCTGGAGTTTCTGGGCCGCACCGATCATCAGGTCAAGATCCGCGGCCAGCGGATCGAGCTGGGCGAGATCGAGGCGCGGATCGCCGCCTTCCCCGGTGTGCGCGAAGCCGTGGTCATCGCCCGTGAGGCCGCAACGGGCGAGCCTGAACTGGCGGCCTATGTGATTGCCGATGCGCTGAACGAGGCGGCGCTGCGGCGCGATCTGGCGGCCAACCTGCCCGAAGTCATGGTGCCGCGTCATATCGTCGGGCTGGAGCGTTTCCCGCTCACACCGAACAAGAAGATCGACCGCAAGGCCTTGCCCGCACCGCAGGCGGCAACCGCGTCGGAGGCCGTGGAGAGCGCGCCCAAAACCGGGGCTGCCGCCGAGGTCGCCGCGATCTGGACGCGCATTCTTGGCGTGCCCAACCCGCGCGGATCGGACAGTTTCTTTGATCTCGGGGGGCATTCTCTTCTGGCGGTGCAGGCGCATCGCGAATTGCGGGCCGAGCTTGACGTGCCGCGCCTGTCGATCACCGATATATTCCGCTTCCCGACGCTCAATGCCCTTGCGGCGCATCTCGATACGCTCATGGGCACGACGCCCGAACAGGCCGAGGCCGACACGTCAGGGGCGGATGAGGCCGAGCGGTCCGAGACCATGTCGCGCCGCCGGGCGATGCGCGCAGCACGGGGGCGTCGTGCGGGATGA
- a CDS encoding glycosyltransferase family 2 protein: MTVTSPKILTIILNYRTPDLTVKAAEAALREMRALGGEVVIVENGSGDDSFEQITRAVTAWQAGEALRVVQSPVNGGFGAGNNFGMRQGMSDGSAPDFYYLLNSDAWPDEGAVQKLLDVMAQHPRAGFAGSHIRGTDGEDHCTVFRFPSIAGELEGAARTGLITRMLRRAVVPMEIPAETTRVDWTAGASLLIRADMLRQIGGFDETFFLYYEETELCHRARRAGWDCYYVPQSRTVHVGSASTGLKTWARTPTYWFASRRYYFTTVHGRAYAALATGARITGALIWRLRRLVQGKPQADPPHFLRDLIAFSLNGLTRPAPKPRAVPLSRPLTEDSK; the protein is encoded by the coding sequence ATGACAGTGACCTCTCCCAAGATCCTGACCATCATCCTGAACTACCGCACGCCGGATCTGACCGTGAAGGCGGCCGAGGCCGCCCTGCGCGAAATGCGCGCCCTGGGCGGCGAGGTGGTGATTGTCGAGAACGGGTCGGGTGACGACTCTTTTGAACAGATCACCCGGGCCGTGACAGCGTGGCAGGCAGGCGAGGCGCTGCGGGTTGTGCAAAGCCCGGTGAATGGCGGCTTTGGCGCGGGCAACAATTTCGGCATGCGTCAGGGGATGAGCGACGGCAGCGCGCCGGATTTCTACTACCTGCTCAATTCCGATGCCTGGCCCGATGAGGGCGCGGTGCAAAAGCTGCTCGATGTGATGGCCCAGCACCCCCGCGCGGGGTTCGCCGGGTCGCATATCCGCGGCACCGATGGCGAGGATCATTGCACGGTCTTCCGTTTCCCCTCCATCGCCGGAGAGCTGGAAGGGGCGGCGCGCACCGGGCTGATCACGCGGATGTTGCGCCGCGCGGTGGTGCCGATGGAGATCCCTGCCGAAACGACCCGGGTGGACTGGACCGCCGGGGCATCCCTCTTGATCCGGGCTGACATGCTGCGGCAGATCGGCGGTTTCGATGAGACGTTCTTTCTCTATTACGAGGAAACCGAGCTGTGCCACCGCGCCCGCCGTGCCGGGTGGGACTGCTATTATGTGCCTCAAAGCCGCACGGTGCATGTGGGCTCGGCCTCGACCGGGCTGAAAACATGGGCGCGGACACCGACCTACTGGTTCGCCTCGCGGCGCTATTATTTCACAACGGTGCATGGCCGGGCCTATGCCGCCCTTGCCACCGGCGCGCGGATCACCGGCGCGCTGATCTGGCGGCTCAGGCGGCTCGTGCAGGGCAAACCCCAGGCCGACCCGCCCCATTTCCTGCGCGATCTTATCGCGTTCTCGTTGAACGGGCTCACGCGCCCTGCGCCCAAGCCCCGCGCCGTTCCGCTTTCTCGACCCCTCACGGAGGACAGCAAATGA